The Streptomyces camelliae genome window below encodes:
- a CDS encoding aminoacyl-tRNA deacylase, translated as MSTHEEPWQALLDTDGSAYTVHEHAAAHSVAERKALPFPWSQAVKTLAFTTPRLPLLLVALRADDRVDFARLAAAAGIGRAQLRTADTDLLTAAGLVPGGIPPISPRPGVPCWIDTAVVASRGPVFCGAGSAARTLEVRPAVLARLPRAHVALLHK; from the coding sequence ATGAGCACCCATGAGGAACCCTGGCAGGCCCTGCTCGACACGGACGGCAGCGCGTACACCGTCCACGAGCACGCCGCCGCCCACAGCGTCGCCGAACGCAAGGCACTGCCCTTCCCCTGGTCCCAGGCCGTCAAGACGCTCGCCTTCACCACCCCGCGGCTCCCGCTCCTGCTCGTGGCCCTGCGCGCGGACGACCGGGTCGACTTCGCCCGTCTCGCGGCCGCCGCCGGCATCGGCCGCGCACAGCTGCGTACGGCCGACACCGACCTGCTCACCGCGGCGGGACTGGTCCCCGGAGGCATCCCGCCGATCAGCCCCCGGCCCGGCGTGCCCTGCTGGATCGACACGGCCGTCGTCGCATCACGCGGGCCGGTCTTCTGCGGTGCCGGATCGGCCGCCCGCACCCTGGAGGTGCGGCCCGCGGTCCTCGCCCGGCTTCCGCGCGCGCACGTGGCCCTGCTGCACAAGTAG
- a CDS encoding SRPBCC family protein — protein sequence MKPVSVSIDVPQTPQQVYDFLDVMAHHERFTDHYLGNWRYDGPDRGIGSSATVTAALGGTRTDVTIEVVEADAPRRIVERNVSAAGRRLAHGTYTVEALASGGSRVSFTYTWVRAPLADRLLAPVVRSVMRRANRTVMQRLATELARHVSAAGS from the coding sequence ATGAAGCCTGTCTCCGTGTCGATCGACGTACCGCAGACGCCCCAACAGGTCTACGACTTCCTGGATGTCATGGCTCATCACGAACGCTTCACCGACCACTACCTCGGCAACTGGCGATACGACGGGCCCGATCGCGGCATCGGATCGTCCGCCACGGTCACCGCCGCGCTGGGCGGCACGAGGACCGACGTCACGATCGAGGTGGTCGAGGCCGACGCGCCGCGGCGCATCGTCGAACGCAACGTCAGCGCGGCCGGCCGGCGCCTGGCGCACGGCACCTACACCGTCGAAGCGCTGGCGAGCGGTGGGAGCCGTGTGTCGTTCACGTACACCTGGGTGCGCGCCCCCCTCGCCGACCGTCTGCTGGCACCCGTCGTCCGGTCCGTGATGCGGCGCGCCAACCGCACGGTCATGCAACGGCTGGCCACCGAGCTGGCCCGCCATGTGTCCGCCGCCGGATCCTGA
- a CDS encoding LysE family translocator, with protein sequence MVSTSSLLAFAAMCFVVIAIPGPSVLFVIGRALAHGRRAALATVLGNLLGSYALVVIVALGLGPLVQGSAHVLTAVQLAGAAYLSHLGVQAIRHRDRLRADMAVPAGRKRGDLRTVLDGLLVGVTNPKGLVFFAAVLPQFVHYDAGGIPAQMMILGLVPAAVGLCCDTLWGLGASAARSWFAASDRRLSAIGAAGGTALIGLGVLVALTSR encoded by the coding sequence ATGGTGTCCACGTCGAGCCTTCTGGCGTTCGCGGCGATGTGCTTCGTGGTGATCGCGATCCCGGGACCGAGCGTCCTGTTCGTCATCGGCCGCGCCCTCGCCCACGGCCGCCGCGCGGCGCTCGCCACCGTGCTCGGCAACCTCCTCGGCAGCTATGCGCTCGTCGTCATCGTGGCCCTGGGGCTGGGCCCCCTGGTCCAGGGCTCGGCCCACGTGCTCACCGCCGTACAGCTCGCCGGCGCCGCCTACCTCAGCCACCTCGGCGTCCAGGCGATCCGGCACCGCGACCGGCTGCGCGCGGACATGGCGGTCCCGGCGGGCCGGAAACGGGGCGATCTGCGCACCGTCCTGGACGGCCTCCTCGTCGGCGTCACCAACCCCAAGGGCCTGGTCTTCTTCGCAGCGGTCCTGCCGCAGTTCGTCCACTACGACGCCGGCGGCATCCCGGCCCAGATGATGATCCTCGGCCTGGTCCCCGCCGCCGTAGGACTGTGCTGCGACACCTTGTGGGGCCTGGGCGCCTCGGCCGCCCGCTCCTGGTTCGCCGCCTCGGACCGTCGCCTGTCGGCCATCGGCGCGGCGGGCGGCACCGCACTGATCGGCCTGGGCGTGCTCGTCGCCCTCACGTCCCGCTGA
- the mshA gene encoding D-inositol-3-phosphate glycosyltransferase, translating into MLSVHTSPLHQPGTGDAGGMNVYIVELAKRLAALGIEVEIFTRATSAGLPPSVALAPGVLVRHVTAGPYEGLAKEDLPAQLCAFTHGVTRAWAGHRAGHYDLLHSHYWLSGHVGRLAAERWGVPLVHTMHTMAKVKNASLARDDTPEPELRVRGETHVVRAADRLIANTDTEAAQLLRHYDADDGRIAVVHPGVDLERFRPDPSGVPAGRAVARRSLGLPQDAFVVLFAGRIQPLKAPDVLLHSVAGLLRERPWLRERILVPVVGGPSGSGPAEPEGLQKLAARLGIADVVLFRPPVAQDRLADWYRAASVLVMPSYSESFGLVAVEAQACGTPVIAAEVGGLPVAVRDGVSGVLVPGHDPVDYARALCRFADVPALSAEMGTAAARHARRFGWDTAAAATAEAYAAALRERHLHR; encoded by the coding sequence ATGCTCAGCGTGCACACGTCGCCGCTGCACCAGCCGGGCACCGGCGACGCCGGCGGCATGAACGTCTACATCGTCGAGCTCGCCAAGCGCCTGGCCGCCCTCGGCATCGAGGTGGAGATCTTCACGCGGGCCACCTCCGCCGGTCTCCCGCCCAGCGTCGCCCTCGCGCCCGGGGTCCTGGTCCGACACGTGACCGCCGGACCCTACGAGGGCCTGGCCAAGGAGGACCTGCCCGCCCAGCTGTGCGCTTTCACCCACGGCGTGACGCGGGCGTGGGCCGGTCACCGCGCCGGTCACTACGACCTGCTCCACTCCCACTACTGGCTCTCCGGCCACGTCGGCCGCCTCGCCGCCGAGCGCTGGGGCGTCCCCCTGGTGCACACCATGCACACCATGGCCAAGGTCAAGAACGCCTCCCTCGCCCGGGACGACACCCCCGAGCCCGAGCTCCGCGTGCGCGGCGAGACGCACGTCGTCCGGGCGGCCGACCGGTTGATCGCGAACACCGACACCGAAGCGGCCCAACTCCTGCGCCACTACGACGCCGACGACGGCCGGATCGCCGTCGTCCATCCCGGAGTCGACCTGGAGCGCTTCCGGCCCGACCCGTCGGGCGTGCCGGCCGGGCGTGCCGTGGCCCGGAGGAGTCTGGGGCTGCCGCAGGACGCGTTCGTCGTGCTGTTCGCGGGCCGCATACAGCCGTTGAAGGCACCGGACGTCCTGCTCCACTCGGTGGCCGGGCTGCTGCGCGAGCGGCCGTGGCTGCGTGAGCGGATCCTGGTGCCGGTCGTGGGCGGGCCGAGCGGGAGCGGGCCGGCCGAGCCTGAGGGCCTGCAGAAGCTGGCGGCCCGGCTCGGCATCGCGGACGTCGTGCTGTTCCGGCCGCCGGTCGCCCAGGACCGGCTCGCCGACTGGTACCGCGCGGCATCCGTGCTCGTCATGCCCTCCTACAGCGAGTCCTTCGGCCTGGTGGCCGTCGAGGCGCAGGCCTGTGGGACGCCGGTGATCGCCGCCGAGGTCGGCGGCCTGCCGGTGGCCGTACGCGACGGCGTCAGCGGCGTTCTCGTCCCCGGGCACGACCCCGTGGACTACGCCCGCGCACTGTGCCGCTTCGCCGACGTCCCCGCGCTCTCGGCGGAGATGGGCACGGCCGCGGCCCGCCACGCCCGGCGCTTCGGCTGGGACACGGCCGCGGCGGCGACGGCGGAGGCGTACGCGGCCGCGCTGCGCGAGCGACACCTTCACCGCTGA
- a CDS encoding PaaX family transcriptional regulator has translation MRVTSPVPRPQSLLLSFLGDEVLGRGVCVYTGSVIEVFRRAGVGEQATRSTLTRMVGRGLLSRRRAGRRTYVGLTGRSEAILRDGERRIWKTGAVNRDWDGTWTLLGFSLPESWQRQRHDLRSQLTWAGFGALFSGLWIAPGEVDVSGIVAELGLTTHVKVFRAHADAGMDIAEMIDDTWDLPELAALYRDFDATWRPYAAGGAGLAGEDALALRLRLTAEWLQVIRADPRLPVQHLPADWPAAGAERTFRAVHALLEAPARDAARRLIETLPVA, from the coding sequence ATCCGCGTGACCAGTCCCGTCCCCCGTCCCCAGTCCCTCCTGCTCAGCTTCCTCGGTGACGAGGTGCTGGGCCGCGGTGTGTGCGTGTACACGGGGAGTGTCATCGAGGTGTTCCGGCGCGCCGGCGTCGGGGAGCAGGCCACCCGGTCCACGCTCACCCGGATGGTCGGGCGCGGGCTGCTGAGCCGGCGGCGTGCGGGGCGGCGGACCTATGTCGGGCTCACCGGCCGTTCCGAGGCCATCCTGCGCGACGGTGAGCGGCGGATCTGGAAGACGGGCGCGGTCAACCGGGACTGGGACGGCACCTGGACGCTGCTCGGGTTCTCGCTGCCGGAGTCCTGGCAGCGCCAACGGCACGATCTGCGCTCGCAGTTGACCTGGGCGGGCTTCGGGGCGCTGTTCAGCGGGCTGTGGATCGCGCCGGGCGAGGTCGATGTCTCCGGGATCGTCGCCGAACTGGGTCTGACCACGCACGTGAAGGTCTTCCGTGCCCACGCGGACGCGGGCATGGACATCGCCGAGATGATCGACGACACCTGGGATCTGCCCGAACTCGCCGCCCTTTACCGGGACTTCGACGCGACCTGGCGGCCGTACGCGGCGGGCGGCGCGGGCCTCGCCGGCGAGGACGCCCTCGCGCTGCGCCTCCGGCTGACCGCCGAGTGGCTCCAGGTCATCCGCGCCGATCCCCGGCTGCCGGTGCAGCATCTGCCGGCGGACTGGCCGGCGGCCGGGGCGGAGCGGACGTTCCGCGCCGTGCACGCCCTGCTGGAGGCACCCGCCCGGGACGCGGCGCGCCGGCTGATCGAGACCCTTCCGGTGGCGTAG
- a CDS encoding TOPRIM nucleotidyl transferase/hydrolase domain-containing protein, with protein MADMGAFRDAITTWAGGGPGEPARALAARLSVRTAVLLEGPSDVAAVGALAARRGRDLAAEGVCLLPIGGAMSVGRYTRLLGPTGLDLRLTGLCDERERPYYARGFERAGAAQREFFVCAADLEDELIRALGVTHMAELIEAEGDLRALQTFLRQPAQQRRTAQQQLRRFLGTKKGRKIHYGRVLVEALDADRVPAPLDALLAGV; from the coding sequence ATGGCCGACATGGGGGCGTTCCGGGACGCGATCACCACGTGGGCGGGCGGCGGCCCCGGCGAGCCCGCGCGCGCGTTGGCCGCGCGGCTGTCCGTCCGGACGGCCGTCCTGCTCGAAGGGCCGAGCGACGTCGCCGCGGTCGGCGCGCTGGCGGCGCGGCGCGGCCGGGACCTCGCAGCCGAAGGGGTCTGCCTCCTGCCGATCGGCGGCGCCATGAGCGTCGGCCGTTACACCCGCCTTCTCGGGCCGACCGGCCTGGACCTCCGCCTCACCGGACTGTGCGACGAGCGGGAACGCCCCTATTACGCCCGCGGCTTCGAGCGCGCCGGTGCGGCACAGCGGGAGTTCTTCGTCTGCGCGGCGGATCTGGAGGACGAGCTCATCCGCGCGCTGGGCGTGACACACATGGCGGAGCTCATCGAGGCGGAGGGCGACCTGCGCGCCCTGCAGACCTTCCTGCGCCAGCCCGCACAGCAGCGCCGCACCGCCCAGCAGCAGTTGCGGCGCTTCCTCGGCACGAAGAAGGGGCGCAAGATCCACTACGGCCGCGTCCTCGTCGAGGCCCTCGACGCCGACCGCGTCCCGGCCCCACTCGACGCCCTGCTCGCCGGCGTCTGA
- a CDS encoding ArsR/SmtB family transcription factor: protein MRFSETAEEDLAFSLSPLLEAVHSWHALTRPGHHTLHVPWVRRCRRLPVALRRHLREHSFVVADHIPALFESLANDHEADFAEQLAAVRALPPAQVAAELSETLVDTTRYRGADLVENAGTRDAALAGLRRSDSGRAARLSAVLTDPLPVLEGALTALEDYWSAAFAAEWERVEPALHQAIAQAGQRIAHQGVFPMLRTLVPQIRIDPGQRTLRLDRPHDHDIAVTPARPVTFTPSHYVWPHVRVTCDAPWPLRITYPALPLAPASAARPTSQAETLTALRALAAAPRLQIISCLAAQSRSTQELATLLGLSPSVISRHLQQLSQAGLTTTRREGYYVLYSLDHARLAQIAAALTGLAAPGD, encoded by the coding sequence ATGCGCTTCAGCGAGACGGCCGAGGAGGATCTCGCCTTCTCCCTCTCCCCGCTGCTCGAAGCGGTCCATTCCTGGCACGCGCTCACCCGTCCCGGACACCACACCCTGCACGTGCCCTGGGTGCGGCGCTGCCGACGCCTGCCCGTCGCGCTGCGCCGGCACTTGCGCGAGCACAGCTTCGTGGTGGCGGACCACATTCCGGCCCTGTTCGAGAGCCTGGCGAACGATCACGAGGCGGACTTCGCCGAGCAGCTCGCGGCCGTGCGCGCCCTGCCGCCCGCGCAGGTGGCCGCGGAACTCTCCGAGACCCTCGTCGACACCACCCGCTACCGCGGAGCCGACCTCGTCGAGAACGCCGGCACCCGTGATGCCGCCCTCGCCGGGCTCCGGCGGAGCGACTCCGGCCGGGCCGCACGCCTGAGCGCCGTCCTCACCGATCCGCTCCCGGTCCTCGAAGGCGCGCTCACCGCGCTGGAGGACTACTGGAGTGCCGCCTTCGCGGCCGAGTGGGAACGCGTCGAGCCCGCCCTGCACCAGGCGATCGCCCAGGCCGGACAGCGGATCGCCCACCAGGGGGTCTTCCCCATGCTGCGCACCCTGGTGCCGCAGATCCGCATCGACCCGGGACAGCGCACGCTCCGCCTGGACCGTCCGCACGACCACGACATCGCGGTCACCCCGGCCCGCCCGGTGACCTTCACGCCCAGTCATTACGTCTGGCCCCACGTGCGCGTCACCTGCGACGCTCCCTGGCCGCTGCGGATCACCTATCCCGCCCTGCCCCTCGCGCCGGCCTCGGCCGCCCGCCCCACCAGCCAGGCGGAGACACTCACCGCGCTACGGGCCCTGGCCGCCGCCCCACGCCTGCAGATCATCTCCTGCCTCGCCGCGCAGAGCCGCAGCACCCAGGAACTCGCCACCCTCCTCGGCCTGTCCCCGTCCGTGATCTCCCGCCACCTCCAGCAGCTCAGCCAGGCGGGGCTCACCACCACCCGGCGCGAGGGCTACTACGTTCTCTACTCGCTCGACCACGCCCGCCTCGCCCAGATCGCCGCGGCCCTCACCGGCCTCGCCGCGCCCGGCGACTGA
- a CDS encoding TetR/AcrR family transcriptional regulator — translation MARDGINDGADSDDSHPGSAAHGTTGDRRAQLVAAAVDHVTAHGIADLSLRRLGAAIGVSHRMLIHYFGSKEQLLVEIVRTSERCRRDQLSRLRTEPGLSPADVARRLWRQLTDPALAGQERLFFEICGHALRGRPEAVPVLDGLVTDWLEPLVAAETAAGVDPVTARSRARLGLATVRGLLLDLLATGDRAGVDAAMEEFLRLYYGPK, via the coding sequence GTGGCGCGTGACGGGATCAACGACGGGGCGGACTCGGACGACTCGCACCCCGGGAGCGCCGCACATGGCACCACAGGGGACCGGCGTGCCCAGCTCGTGGCCGCCGCCGTCGACCACGTCACGGCACATGGCATCGCCGACCTGAGCCTGCGCCGCCTGGGCGCCGCGATCGGTGTCAGTCACCGCATGCTGATCCACTACTTCGGCTCCAAGGAACAGCTGCTCGTCGAGATCGTCCGGACGTCGGAGCGATGCCGGCGCGATCAGCTCTCCCGCCTGCGCACGGAGCCCGGCCTCTCCCCCGCCGATGTCGCACGACGCCTGTGGCGGCAGCTGACGGATCCCGCACTGGCCGGCCAAGAGCGGCTCTTCTTCGAGATCTGCGGGCACGCGCTGCGGGGGCGCCCCGAGGCCGTACCGGTCCTCGACGGACTCGTGACGGACTGGCTGGAGCCGCTCGTCGCCGCCGAGACGGCCGCGGGGGTGGACCCCGTCACGGCCCGAAGCCGCGCCAGGCTCGGACTCGCCACCGTCCGCGGCCTGTTGCTCGATCTGCTCGCCACCGGTGACCGCGCCGGCGTCGACGCAGCGATGGAGGAGTTCCTCCGGCTCTACTACGGCCCGAAGTGA
- a CDS encoding alpha/beta hydrolase, translating to MHDSSRPAARTRLRIALAALATLASTALATSPAPAAEADAPAASHLTGTLSDGATWIADVPARWNGTLLLFSHGFGPTVARDAPSDAVRTELLAEGYAMTGSSYDPHGSMWALNSAERNQFATLGAVTARIGTPRRTLAVGQSMGGLVNAQIARDGAGRVDGALGLCGLVAGGTDLDNYQLDAEYTLARLLLPGQDVGLVRFGSADAAAATAKRLTDAVTAAQATPQGRARIALAAAFLNLPAWAPGADRPGPADWAGQEEQQYAWFAQGILSFVEGGRYAVEQSAGGNNSWNQGVDYARLLAGSVHAPQVRALYQAAGLDLRADLASLTRGASITADPAAVRAAQRTSSAGQGLAVPLLDVHTVADNLVPVEQERQFGDRVRAAGDGALLRQAYVERQGHCTFTTAETVAALHALEHRVAGGHWDDAATPAALQKSATALGLDGAAYVPFRPARLTVGRDRPAHPAHH from the coding sequence ATGCACGACAGCAGCCGTCCCGCTGCCCGTACCCGTCTGCGCATCGCCCTCGCCGCGCTGGCCACCCTCGCCTCCACGGCCCTCGCCACCTCCCCAGCGCCCGCGGCCGAGGCCGACGCGCCGGCCGCCTCCCACCTGACCGGCACCCTCTCCGACGGCGCCACCTGGATCGCGGACGTGCCCGCCCGCTGGAACGGCACCCTGCTGCTGTTCAGCCACGGCTTCGGGCCCACTGTCGCCAGGGACGCGCCCTCCGACGCCGTGCGCACCGAACTGCTCGCCGAGGGCTACGCGATGACCGGGTCGTCGTACGACCCCCATGGCTCGATGTGGGCCCTGAACAGCGCCGAACGCAACCAGTTCGCCACGCTCGGTGCCGTCACCGCCCGGATCGGCACTCCCCGGCGCACGCTGGCCGTCGGCCAGTCCATGGGCGGGCTCGTCAACGCGCAGATCGCCCGCGACGGCGCCGGTCGCGTCGACGGCGCGCTCGGGCTGTGCGGCCTGGTCGCGGGCGGCACCGACCTGGACAACTATCAGCTCGACGCCGAGTACACCCTCGCCCGGCTGCTGCTGCCGGGGCAGGACGTCGGCCTGGTCCGCTTCGGCTCCGCCGACGCCGCGGCCGCCACCGCGAAGCGGCTCACCGACGCCGTCACGGCCGCCCAGGCCACCCCGCAGGGCCGGGCCCGGATCGCGCTGGCCGCGGCCTTCCTCAACCTGCCCGCCTGGGCGCCCGGTGCGGACCGGCCCGGCCCGGCCGACTGGGCGGGCCAGGAGGAGCAGCAGTACGCGTGGTTCGCGCAGGGCATCCTGTCGTTCGTCGAGGGCGGCCGGTACGCCGTCGAGCAGTCCGCCGGTGGCAACAACTCCTGGAACCAGGGCGTCGACTATGCCCGTCTGCTCGCCGGATCCGTGCACGCCCCCCAGGTCCGCGCCCTGTATCAGGCGGCCGGGCTCGACCTGCGCGCCGACCTCGCGTCCCTGACCCGGGGCGCCTCGATCACCGCCGACCCCGCCGCGGTCCGTGCCGCGCAGCGCACGTCCTCCGCCGGTCAGGGGCTCGCCGTACCCCTCCTGGACGTGCACACAGTCGCCGACAACCTGGTCCCGGTCGAGCAGGAACGGCAGTTCGGCGACCGGGTGCGCGCGGCCGGGGACGGTGCGCTGCTGCGGCAGGCGTACGTCGAGCGGCAGGGCCACTGCACGTTCACCACCGCCGAGACCGTCGCCGCCCTGCACGCGCTCGAACACCGCGTCGCCGGCGGCCACTGGGACGACGCCGCGACCCCGGCCGCGCTCCAGAAGTCCGCCACCGCGCTCGGTCTGGACGGGGCGGCCTACGTCCCGTTCCGTCCGGCACGCCTGACGGTCGGCCGTGACCGCCCGGCGCACCCTGCCCACCACTGA
- a CDS encoding SgcJ/EcaC family oxidoreductase, translated as MEFTVNRTTRTRASVITATALVAAATLTAGVGVAGAKDAPKPKATKAQIASLFDRWNDALRTGDAEKVAGLYAKDAVLLPTVSNRIRTDHAGIVDYFEHFLQNKPVGKKIESIVNVLDRNSAIDTGLYEFTLTDPKTGAKKFVKARYTYEYEKRDGVWLIVNHHSSMLPEG; from the coding sequence ATGGAGTTCACCGTGAACCGTACGACCCGTACCCGCGCCTCCGTCATCACCGCCACCGCCCTCGTCGCCGCCGCCACCCTGACCGCCGGAGTGGGCGTGGCCGGAGCGAAGGACGCGCCGAAGCCCAAGGCGACCAAGGCACAGATCGCCTCCCTCTTCGACCGCTGGAACGACGCCCTGCGGACCGGCGACGCCGAGAAGGTCGCCGGCCTGTACGCGAAGGACGCCGTTCTGCTGCCGACGGTCTCCAACAGGATCCGCACCGACCACGCCGGGATCGTCGACTACTTCGAGCACTTCCTGCAGAACAAGCCGGTCGGCAAGAAGATCGAGTCGATCGTGAACGTGCTCGACCGCAACTCCGCGATCGACACCGGACTGTACGAGTTCACGCTCACCGACCCGAAGACCGGTGCCAAGAAGTTCGTGAAGGCGCGGTACACCTACGAGTACGAGAAGCGTGACGGCGTGTGGCTCATCGTCAACCACCACTCCTCGATGCTGCCCGAAGGCTGA
- a CDS encoding MFS transporter, with product MSDASAAPRGSLPLGTLVAGCLAVCLAQIGLAIPATLNGLFQEHLHPVGSQLTWISDAFLLPVAVLELTFGVLGDLFGRKRLLVGGAALLCAGEVVAASASGIHQLWVGQALAGLGAAALFPTSLAMIAAGTHTGAERARAIAVWASSLSAGGFLAPLLGGITGTYGSWRSAFVVVAVLAAVSALVSLWLAGNSRAPEGRSLDLGGQITIGVGLFALLYAVIQGPTDGWGSAPVVVAFVLAAVFVGLFVAAERRARSPLLRLDLFHNRSFAIASVVAVVGMFSFLGTAYATSIRLGPIQHQSPMRAAFAFLLLNGITPVLTPLTSRLLHRLPARALLTAGLALIAAGDFLAAGLDVGDRNLTSLILPLGLVGIGFAFTVSSITATAVNTVPLPLAGMASAATNLLRDFGFTLGPAVIGAVALSQAASRVTSSLATSSSLDAGSKAAAHEVLREGGPLALNSVPAASPPGAARAYALDALGHGYAIGFVVCGSAALFSALLVVTALRGRTAEEGASRAQDGTERTALSMG from the coding sequence ATGTCCGACGCATCCGCCGCCCCGCGCGGTTCGCTCCCCCTCGGCACGCTCGTCGCCGGGTGTCTCGCCGTCTGCCTCGCCCAGATCGGCCTCGCCATACCGGCCACCCTGAACGGCCTGTTCCAGGAGCACCTCCACCCGGTGGGCTCCCAACTCACCTGGATCTCCGACGCGTTCCTGCTGCCTGTCGCCGTCCTGGAACTCACCTTCGGCGTGCTGGGCGACCTCTTCGGCCGCAAGCGGCTCCTCGTCGGCGGCGCCGCGCTGCTGTGCGCGGGTGAGGTCGTCGCCGCGAGCGCCTCCGGCATCCATCAGCTGTGGGTGGGGCAGGCGCTGGCCGGTCTCGGTGCCGCAGCGCTCTTCCCGACCTCGCTCGCCATGATCGCGGCCGGCACGCACACCGGCGCCGAACGCGCCCGCGCCATCGCCGTATGGGCCTCCAGTCTGTCGGCGGGCGGCTTCCTCGCCCCGCTGCTCGGCGGGATCACCGGCACCTACGGCTCGTGGCGCTCGGCGTTCGTGGTGGTCGCCGTGCTGGCCGCGGTCAGCGCGCTGGTGAGCCTGTGGCTCGCCGGCAACTCCCGGGCGCCGGAAGGACGTTCGCTGGACCTGGGCGGCCAGATCACCATCGGCGTCGGCCTGTTCGCCCTGCTGTACGCCGTCATCCAGGGGCCGACGGACGGCTGGGGGTCGGCTCCGGTGGTCGTGGCGTTCGTGCTCGCCGCGGTGTTCGTGGGCCTGTTCGTGGCCGCCGAGCGCCGGGCCCGCTCCCCTCTGCTGCGCCTGGACCTCTTCCACAACCGTTCCTTCGCCATCGCGTCGGTGGTCGCCGTCGTGGGCATGTTCAGCTTCCTGGGCACGGCCTACGCGACGAGCATCCGGCTCGGCCCCATCCAGCACCAGAGCCCGATGCGCGCCGCCTTCGCGTTCCTGCTGCTCAACGGCATCACCCCGGTCCTCACCCCGCTGACCTCCCGGCTGCTGCACCGGCTGCCCGCGCGGGCGCTGCTCACCGCCGGTCTGGCGCTGATCGCCGCGGGTGACTTCCTGGCCGCCGGGCTCGACGTCGGTGACCGGAACCTGACCTCGCTGATCCTGCCGCTGGGGCTGGTCGGCATCGGCTTCGCCTTCACGGTGTCGTCGATCACCGCGACCGCCGTCAACACGGTGCCGCTGCCGCTCGCGGGCATGGCGAGCGCGGCGACCAACCTGCTGCGCGACTTCGGCTTCACGCTCGGCCCGGCGGTCATCGGCGCGGTCGCGCTGAGCCAGGCCGCGTCCCGGGTGACCTCCTCACTGGCCACCTCGTCGTCGCTGGACGCGGGGTCGAAGGCGGCGGCCCACGAGGTGCTGCGCGAGGGCGGCCCGCTCGCCCTGAACTCCGTACCCGCCGCCTCCCCGCCGGGCGCGGCCCGTGCGTACGCTCTCGACGCCCTCGGCCACGGCTACGCGATCGGCTTCGTGGTGTGCGGCTCGGCCGCGCTGTTCTCCGCGCTGCTGGTGGTGACGGCACTGCGCGGGCGGACGGCCGAGGAGGGCGCGTCGCGGGCGCAGGACGGTACGGAGCGGACCGCTCTCAGCATGGGATGA